The sequence CTTCCCGCCGCCGGTGATCTCGACATCGCGCCAGCGGACCCGTCGCCAGCCGGTGCCCATCGACTTCATCACCGCTTCCTTGCCGGCGAACCGTGCTGCGAACCGTCGCTCCGGCCTGGCATACCCCGCGGCGTACTCTTGCTCGTGCTCGGTGAAACACCGCTGCGCGAACCGCGGGTACTTGTCGAGCAG comes from Acidimicrobiia bacterium and encodes:
- a CDS encoding holo-ACP synthase; this encodes MRIVGLGVDLAEIERVGRLLDKYPRFAQRCFTEHEQEYAAGYARPERRFAARFAGKEAVMKSMGTGWRRVRWRDVEITGGGKPTVRISGTAQRRAEMLGITGFEITITHTDRDALVFVVAVGD